GAGTGCGAAGAAATTCTCCATGGCATTTTCCTCCCAAGGGGAAGCTTAACACAGAATGCGCGCAAACAAATGGCGCGGCAGCGAGAATGCGCGTCATGGTTACTCAACGCATGTCGGCCCAACTTGTTCAATCCGAATGGCGCTGTTGCGCGGCGCGTTCGGCCGAGGCTTTGCACGGGAGCGACACTGCGCGGGCAAGCGACTTGGACCAAGGTCGAGCCGGGCCAGCTTTGCGTTTTCCGGGCATCAGCGCCTCAATAGCCGCCAGCGCCGCCGCCGCCCTGGCTCATGCCCTGGGCGCCTTGCATGCCCTGGTAGCTGGGGCTCGGAGCAGGCGTGCTGGTGCGGCTCGTCTGGTCGGTGGTGCAGCCGGCAGCCACGAGAAGCGCCGCGCAGAGGGCGGCGATCAGGTATTGTCGTGACATGGGAACCTCCCGTGGTCGCGAGACCGGCGTTCGCGCCGCCTCATCGAAACGGATCGTCATTCAGCCGCGTGGTCCGAGATCCTTTGGCGATGGACCGGCAGCGCAAGCGGCTTTGCATGGTGGTTGTGATTATATCACCAATCGAGCGCAAGGGCCTTTAGAGGCACGGGGCAGACGCTTTCGGGCAACTGAAAAAATCGAACAAAACGGAAACAAATTTTGGCAAAGGGGCTTGCCAAGCGACCGGAAGCGGGCTAAGGATATTACAGGCTGGCCGTTTCGTCATTGAAGCGGCCTTTTTGATTCCGGCGAGTCGGGTGCGATCTTGTGCCTGTGCGCTGATGCCGATGTTCAAAAACTCAAATCCGCGCCGGCTGCGACATGTGACCGTGTGCGGGCGGCGGCTGGTACGGCACCGGGACGCGCAATTTTTAGGGTTCGCACTTAGGTTTTCGTCTTTGGCGCCCGCATGCTGGTGTCGCAAAACGCTGCGCACTTTTACGCGAAGAACCTTAGGCTTCCTGCTTGGCGATCTTGCCGGAGACGGCGGCGCCGGCCTCATATCGGGGGCGGGGCTGGCCGATGCTGCGCAGCCAGCGCGAGGCTTCCTTCGGATCGCGTTCGACGCCAAGGCCTCTCTGATAGATGGTCACGAGGCGGGCCTGGGCAGCCGGATGACCCTGGCGGGCGGCCTGGCGGTTCCAATGAAGCGAAGCGGCATAGTGTTCCGCGCCGCCATCGTTGAAATAGATTTCGGCGAGTTTTGCCTGGGCGTCGACATTTCCTGACGTCGCCAGTTCAAGCAACCTGGGCGAGATATTCGTTGCGGACGGCCGCGGGGTGAAAATGGTCTTCAACTTGCTGAACGTGTTGCGGATCATCTGGCACCTGTTGCATTCATTGCATGGTTCCCGCGGCTGGACTGCTAGGCCGAAAAATTACTCAAAATCTTGAACTAATTTGGCTTTTTCCTGGCCACTGCCGGTAAAGCAGGGGCGCTTGCGATGCATTGCGCCAGAAGCACCCGATGGGGAGCAACCCGGTGAGCGGTATTGATGACTGGATGCAACCTGAAGTCAAGGTTGCAAGCGTGACATCAGGCGTGACACACGCATTTTTCTGTGACCGGCTGTCACGCCTGCTGTGTGCGAGGAGGGGGCGCTGCGATCGAAGTGCCGCCCGTCAATCCCGCTTCATCTGACGCTCGAGCCGCTCTATGAGCGCCAGTTTTTGTTCGTCGGTCAACTTGTTCAGGACCCACCGGTAATAGGGATCGACGAGTTCCAATTGTTGCGGATCGTCTCGGGCATTGAGATAGGAGGGCGACGCCCAATAGGCCGCTTCCGGCAGATCAGCCTTCACGACGGTACCGCCTACATAGGCTGCGGCGACCATCAATTGTGCGCCGCGGTGATTTTGTCGGGCAGCGCTATACCACCAGCGAAACGCTTTCTCCGGGTCGCGCTCCACGCCGAGCCCCTCGTGATAGATCGTGGCCAGCCGGCCCTGAGCGCCGATGTGTCCCGCCTGGGCCGCGAGCCCGTTCCATTGGAAACTGGCGGCATAATGTTCCTCGCGGTCGCCAAAGTAATGTTCGCCGAGCGCGGCCTGGGCATCGACATCACCCGCTTGGGCAAGCTCGAACAGCCGCGGCGACACGATGGTGTTACCCGCAGACATCGGCGTTCCCGACTTGGCCGCCAAGACCTTCGCAGATGTCGGCTCGCCGACTTCGGCCAGGGGCGGAGCCGACCTTTCGAACATGCCATGCAGTTTCGTCCACAAACGCCGGATCACCTGTGATCGCCTCCCAATACCGCTACCGGAACGGTGGGCGGTATTGATGGCAGAATGCAACTTTTGGTCAAGCGGTGGCCGACCCAACTTGCGCAGGAGGAGCATTTTCCTCGTGCCCAGGAGCAAATCCCCATGACAGTGAAACCCGCCAAGGACCCGAAAACCGGGCGCTTTCTGCCGCGCGCCGATCGGGTAGGCGCCATCCCGCGGCCGCGCGCCCGCAAGGCGGTGCGCAACAAGCTTGGCGAGCTCTTTCTCGAAGACATGCTTTCGGCCTGGGAAGCCAGAGGTGCGGCTGCGATCCACGCGCTGATCGAGAAGAACCCGAATGATTTCCTGAAGACGATAGCGGCGTTGATGCCGAAGGACGTGACCATCAATGCCAACCAGATCGGCGAGATGACGGATGAGCAACTTCTCGAGCGGATCCGCAAGCTCGACCAGACCATCAAGCCTTTCCTCGCTTCTCAGGGAGCGGATGGAACTGGCGATGGAGATCGGGCGGCGGCAGAACACGAATAGGCTTTCCTACTATCAGCCCTATGCAAAGCAGACGGAATTTCACGCGGCGGGTGCAACCTTTCGCGAGCGGCTGTTCATGGCCGGCAACCAGCTCGGCAAGACGCTGGCGGGCGCTGCCGAGGCAGCAATGCACCTGACCGGGGACTATCCTCATTGGTGGGCGGGCCGACGGTTCGACCGGCCGATCACGATGATCGGCGGCTCGGAATCGCACGAGCTGACGCGCGATGGCGTGCAGCGGCTGCTCGTCGGCCCGCCAATGAGCGAGGAGGAATGGGGCACCGGCTATCTGCCGAAATCGGCGCTTGCAGGCTGGACCCGACGCTCCAGCGCCTCGGGTGCGCTCGACAGTGTGACGGTGCGCCATGCGAGTGGCGGTACTTCGACACTGCTTCTGAAAGCCTACGAGCAGGGGCGGGCGAAGTGGCAGGCGAACACGGTCGACTATGTCTGGTTCGACGAGGAGCCGCCGGAGGATGTCTATTTCGAGGGCATCACCCGCACCAATGCGACCGGCGGCTCGGTTGCCGTGACGTTTACGCCGCTGAAGGGCATGAGCTCGGTCGTCAGCCGCTATCTGCTCGAACCTTCGGAGGACCGGACCGTGGTGACCATGACGATCGACGATGCCGCGCATTATACGCCGGAAGAACGGGCGAAGATCGTCGCGAGCTATCCGGCGCATGAGAAGGAAGCGCGCACCAAGGGCGTGCCGACGCTCGGTTCGGGCCGGATCTTCCCGGTGACGGAGGAGCAGATCCGGGTCGAGCCTTTCGAGATCCCGAGACACTGGGTGCAGATCGGCGGGCTCGATTTCGGCTGGGACCATCCGTTCGCAGCGGTGCTCTGTGCCTGGGACCGGGACGCCGATGTCTTCTACGTGACCCGCTGTTACCGCGAGCGCGAGGCGACGCCGATCATCCATGCGGCCGCACTGAAGCCTTGGGGGCCCTGGCTGCCCTGGGCCTGGCCGCATGACGGCCTGCAGCACGACAAGGGCTCGGGCGAACAGCTGGCGGCGCAATATCGCGGGCAGGGGCTTTCCATGCTGCCCGAACGCGCGACCTTCGACGACGGCAGCAACGGTGTCGAGGCGGGGGTGCTGGACATGCTGCAGCGGATGCAGACCGGGCGCTTCAAGGTGTTTTCCACCGCCGGCGACTGGTTCGAGGAATTCAGGCTCTACCACCGCAAGGACGGCCGGATCGTCAAGGAACGCGACGACGTGATTTCGGCCAGCCGCTACGCGCTGATGATGAAACGCCATGCCCGGGTGAAGGCCGACAGCGCCGCCTGGGCCTTTACCGATCGGAAGGTTCTCTAGATGGCTGCGATGACGAAAACGGAACTGACAGAGATGGTGAGCCAGCTCGTCAGGGATTGCGAGGACTATCGCGACCAGCTTTCCGCAGGGCGGGTGCGGGCGATGGAATATTATGACGGCGTGATGGCCGACGTGCCGGCGGAGGCCAACCGCTCCAAGGTGGTTTCGCGCGACGTGCGGGCGGCGGTGAAGAAGGTGCTGCCTTCGCTGATCCGCACCGTGCTCGGCAATGACAAGGTGGTGGAATACCAGCCGGTCAACCAGGGCGACGAGGCGGGGGCCGAGCAGGCGACCGACTACATCAACTACATCGTCTTTCCCGAAAGCGACGGCTATGACGCGGTGCAGGATGCGGCGCACGACGCGCTGAAGCTCGGCAACGGCGTGATCCGCTGGTGGTACGAGAGGAAGAAAAGCGTCGACGTTTCGACCCATAGCGGGCTCGACGAGGCGGCGCTGGTGCAGCTGATCGCCGACGACACGGTGGAGGTGCTGGAGCAGGCGCAATCGGTCGAAAAGATCGAGCTGCCGACCGGGCCGGTGGAGCAGCCGGTTTTCACCGTGAAGATCCGTCGCACCGCCGAGCGTGGGGCAACAAGGCTTGCCGCCGTGCCGTTCGAAGAATTCCTCGTGCATCCGGACGCGATCTCGATCGACGACAGCCCGATCGCCGGCATCAAGCGGCGGATGCGCCGCTCGGATCTCATCGCCATGGGCTATGACCGCGACCTCGTGGAAGGCTTTGCCATTGCCGGCGATGCCGATGGCGAGGACGAAGAGTTTGCCCGCAGGCGCGGCATCTTCGGCGACGGCGAGGAGACGGCGACGGCGCTGCAGGAGGTGGACTACTACGAGCTCTATGTGAAGGTGGATGCCGACGACGACGGCATTGCGGAACTGCGCCGCCTGGTCTTTGCCGGAGGCACCGGGGCCGACAATCTGCTTGAGGATGCGGAATGGGACGAAGTGCCCTTTGCCGATCTCATCACCGAGCGGCGGCCGCACCAGCGCGAAGGCAATGCGATCACCGACGATATGGCGGAGATCCAGCGGGTGAAGACCGTGCTTCTGCGCCAGACGCTCGACAATCTCTACTGGCAGAACAACCAGCAGCCGATCGTGCAGGAAGGGGTGATCCAGAACCCGGAATCGGTGCTGAACCCAAAATTCGGCCAGCCGATCCGCGTTGGCCAGGGCGTCGATGTGCGCGGCGCCGTCGGCTATACGGCGGTGCCGTTCGTGGCGCGCGAATCCTTCTCCATGCTCGGCTATCTCGACCAGGAGGCAACCGACCGCACCGGTATTTCCGACGCTTCGAGCGGACTGGCGCCGGACGCGCTGCAGAACATGACGGCGAAGGCGACGGCACTCGTCGAACAGGCGGGCATCGGCCAGACGGAGCTGATGGTGCGCACCTTTGCGCAAGGCTTGCGGCGGGTGTTCAAGGGTCTGCTGGGGCTGACGATCCAACACCAGGACCGGCCGCGGGCCGTGCGCCTGCGCGGCAAATGGGTGAGCTTCGATCCACGCCACTGGAACGCCGGCATGGATGCGACGGTCAATACCGGGCTTGGTGCCGGCACCCGCGAGCGCGACATGCTGATGATCCAGATGATCCAGCAGTTGCAGGAGAAGCTGCTGACGACGCTCGGGCCCGACAACCCTTATGTCTCGCCCGACAACCTCTACAACGGCATTGCCAAGACGGTGGAGGCGGCGGGGCTGAAATCGCCCGACCTCTACTTCACCAAGCCGACGCCCGAGGACATCCAGAAGCGGATGCAGGCGGCCCAGCCGCAGCAGGATGTGGGCATGCAGCAATTGCAGATGCAAATGCAGCTGGCGAACGAGAAGGCGCGCATGGAGGGTGAGACCGCCAAGCGCAAGCTGGAGATGGAGCGCGAGTTGAAGCTGGCGGAAATCCAGCAGAACGGGGCGCTCAAGCGCTACCAGATCGACGCCGAACTGAACCTGAAACGCGAGCAGAACCTGGCCGAAATGGCCGGTGGAACGGCGCTGACTGCTGCGCATATTGGAGGGATGCCGGGATGATTAGAAACACCAGACGCGGCTTCAACACCTTCGGTCTTACCCCGGACGACGACACCTACGAGACTGGCCAAAGGTCGACTACGGCGCTGGAGTTGCGCGATTTCGGTGAAGAGGCGAACAGCCGATTGCCGAACTGGGGCAAGGAGCGTGGGCGCGATAAAGGCATCGAGGTGGCGGACACCTATGTAATCTCAAACACCAACCCTGAGAACAAGGTTCCCGGTTGGGGGGACGAAGGACACAGCGGTATCGTCATTCTCAATCGCAAAGGAGATCCGTGGGCGAACTACATTTATGATCCAGCCGGACACTATCCTGACAAGGAGATGGGAGAGGGCCGGGTGTTGACCGGACCAGGCGTGTCGTTGGACAAATATGTGAACTTCCAGAAGACGGGCGGGAAGGACGTCGTCGTTCGCAGGTATGAAACGACGCCCGAAGAAGAACAGGAGATTATGAGCCGCGCAGAGCGCATAGGCGGCAATCCTTTGCCCTGGGATTGGTTTCCTGTCGCTATTGGCGGATGCACCGCGGGCGTATCACAGGCAATCGATGGTATTGGCCCGTTCGGGCCAGTTGAGAAAACCGCGTTCCCGAGCCGGCTGAATGACGCTCTGGAACGAGCGAAAAGATACAAAGATAAATTTTAATGCGGATGTTCAACGGCTTGAATCGGTTACCTGCAATAGAAAGGCCATATTGCACGTAAAGGTAGCGACGAACGGCTTGTCGAGCGGGTTTCGCTGTTGGAGGGAAGGGCATGATGCAGTACGCCGCGATGAATGCAGTTCGAGTTTTTCTGGCGTACACGGTCACGGCGGTTTTCTGCTGGTTCTTCTATCCGCGCTTCTTCAGTTTTCAGGCGGTTGCGTTCGTTTTTGCCTTCTATGCCTTCTCCTTCATCCATCTCCCGAGCATCGGTGTCCTTAAGAGGATATTGCTGATCACGTTGACGGTCGCAGGACTGCTCGCGCTTTACCTCGCAAGCGTCACGGTCTACGTTTACCTGAGCACCGGCCATTTGCCCCCCAACCTCGACGAGGGCGCACTCATCTTCGCTATTGCATTGTTCGGGCCACATTATGTGGTGTTCCTGGTAAGCTATCTGTGCCTCGAACTCCCGCTGAAAACCTGGGCTGCCTTGATTGATCAACACCGATCAGAACCAAGGTAGATGGGCTAGGCCGTGCGCGAAGGAGACCTTGTGCGTCTTGCAAGACGCGTGGCACTATCGCGACGCTCGAGTCAATCCTTACGTCTCGCCAGACAACCTCTAAAACGGCATCGCCAAGACGGTGGCGGCGGCGGGGCTGAAATCGCCCGCCTTTACTTCACCAAGTCGACGCCCGAGGAAATCCAGCGGCGGATGCAGGAGGCCCAGCCTGCGGGAACTTGACATTCGATGAAAACCTAGGAGTATTTTCCTTGGTGGTCGTCGGAGGGCGCGTGGAATGAAGCAGGTTAAGCCGGCACCTTCAGTGAAGGGTGAGAGTTGGACCGCTGAGCGCCCCCGGCGCAGGGACACTGTCGTGATCGAGGACGATGGCCCTTTCAATCCTTGGCCAAAGTGGGCTTGGCAACCGGAGAAAAGCGAGCAGATCGAATCCTTCATGCGCCAATGTGCGGCACTTCGAGAGGTCGATCCCGAGGGTGATGAACGTTGGCACGCCGAATCCGAGCATTTTGCATCGTGGCGCAACGCTTTTGAGCAACAGGAACGATGGTGGGACGCGGACCTGCGGCTTCGT
The nucleotide sequence above comes from Ensifer sp. PDNC004. Encoded proteins:
- a CDS encoding terminase large subunit domain-containing protein; translation: MSNFSSGSASSTRPSSLSSLLRERMELAMEIGRRQNTNRLSYYQPYAKQTEFHAAGATFRERLFMAGNQLGKTLAGAAEAAMHLTGDYPHWWAGRRFDRPITMIGGSESHELTRDGVQRLLVGPPMSEEEWGTGYLPKSALAGWTRRSSASGALDSVTVRHASGGTSTLLLKAYEQGRAKWQANTVDYVWFDEEPPEDVYFEGITRTNATGGSVAVTFTPLKGMSSVVSRYLLEPSEDRTVVTMTIDDAAHYTPEERAKIVASYPAHEKEARTKGVPTLGSGRIFPVTEEQIRVEPFEIPRHWVQIGGLDFGWDHPFAAVLCAWDRDADVFYVTRCYREREATPIIHAAALKPWGPWLPWAWPHDGLQHDKGSGEQLAAQYRGQGLSMLPERATFDDGSNGVEAGVLDMLQRMQTGRFKVFSTAGDWFEEFRLYHRKDGRIVKERDDVISASRYALMMKRHARVKADSAAWAFTDRKVL
- a CDS encoding tetratricopeptide repeat protein, with the protein product MIRNTFSKLKTIFTPRPSATNISPRLLELATSGNVDAQAKLAEIYFNDGGAEHYAASLHWNRQAARQGHPAAQARLVTIYQRGLGVERDPKEASRWLRSIGQPRPRYEAGAAVSGKIAKQEA
- a CDS encoding tetratricopeptide repeat protein, translated to MIRRLWTKLHGMFERSAPPLAEVGEPTSAKVLAAKSGTPMSAGNTIVSPRLFELAQAGDVDAQAALGEHYFGDREEHYAASFQWNGLAAQAGHIGAQGRLATIYHEGLGVERDPEKAFRWWYSAARQNHRGAQLMVAAAYVGGTVVKADLPEAAYWASPSYLNARDDPQQLELVDPYYRWVLNKLTDEQKLALIERLERQMKRD
- a CDS encoding phage portal protein; translated protein: MAAMTKTELTEMVSQLVRDCEDYRDQLSAGRVRAMEYYDGVMADVPAEANRSKVVSRDVRAAVKKVLPSLIRTVLGNDKVVEYQPVNQGDEAGAEQATDYINYIVFPESDGYDAVQDAAHDALKLGNGVIRWWYERKKSVDVSTHSGLDEAALVQLIADDTVEVLEQAQSVEKIELPTGPVEQPVFTVKIRRTAERGATRLAAVPFEEFLVHPDAISIDDSPIAGIKRRMRRSDLIAMGYDRDLVEGFAIAGDADGEDEEFARRRGIFGDGEETATALQEVDYYELYVKVDADDDGIAELRRLVFAGGTGADNLLEDAEWDEVPFADLITERRPHQREGNAITDDMAEIQRVKTVLLRQTLDNLYWQNNQQPIVQEGVIQNPESVLNPKFGQPIRVGQGVDVRGAVGYTAVPFVARESFSMLGYLDQEATDRTGISDASSGLAPDALQNMTAKATALVEQAGIGQTELMVRTFAQGLRRVFKGLLGLTIQHQDRPRAVRLRGKWVSFDPRHWNAGMDATVNTGLGAGTRERDMLMIQMIQQLQEKLLTTLGPDNPYVSPDNLYNGIAKTVEAAGLKSPDLYFTKPTPEDIQKRMQAAQPQQDVGMQQLQMQMQLANEKARMEGETAKRKLEMERELKLAEIQQNGALKRYQIDAELNLKREQNLAEMAGGTALTAAHIGGMPG